From the genome of Aspergillus chevalieri M1 DNA, chromosome 8, nearly complete sequence, one region includes:
- the ERG3_2 gene encoding c-5 sterol desaturase (COG:I;~EggNog:ENOG410Q2JU;~InterPro:IPR001171,IPR018083;~PFAM:PF01222;~TransMembrane:7 (o38-61i68-86o163-182i203-221o233-251i314-337o349-367i);~go_component: GO:0016020 - membrane [Evidence IEA];~go_function: GO:0016628 - oxidoreductase activity, acting on the CH-CH group of donors, NAD or NADP as acceptor [Evidence IEA];~go_process: GO:0016126 - sterol biosynthetic process [Evidence IEA];~go_process: GO:0055114 - oxidation-reduction process [Evidence IEA]), with amino-acid sequence MFTASFSGEFSLLRKSTAPGWCTMVVRYCIASMHFLQVWSLTICAAGTYLQGAHFVVWTCITDHYVQLLTANILISYALSTSLYLYSFSVDTKYPNRDFRELAAGGTTGNVIYDFYIGRELNPRVTLPFFGEIDIKTWCEVCPGLTGWILLDLAFITQQYRNYGYISDSIVFTTAVQAYYVLSSQYNESSTLTMMDITTDGMGFMLSFGDLVWVPFLYSTQCRYLAAYPVHLGWTRIAAVSAIFVLGIYIFKAANNQKHTFRTQPNHPAVAKLSYVQTKRGTRLLTAGWWGIARHINYFGDWLQALPFSLPTGLAGYMILPAGSVVASASQAAVPMLDGRVAVQGPATGWGMIFTYFYVLYFGILLIHRERRDDAMCAKKYGDDWKGYKRTVRWRIVPWIY; translated from the exons ATGTTTACAGCCTCCTTCTCTGGAGAATTCTCCCTGCTAAGGAAGTCCACGGCACCAGGTTGGTGCACCATGGTCGTCCGCTATTGTATCGCTTCAATG CATTTTTTGCAAGTGTGGTCACTAACCATCTGTGCTGCCGGAACCTACCTGCAAGGTGCTCATTTCGTCGTCTGGACTTGCATTACCGACCACTATGTGCAGCTTCTAACCGCCAACATCCTGATCTCATACGCTCTCTCCACATCCCTTTATCTCTATAGTTTCAGTGTGGACACGAAATATCCCAACCGGGATTTTCGCGAGTTAGCTGCCGGAGGTACCACGGGGAATGTGATCTATGATTTCTACATTGGCCGCGAGCTGAACCCCCGCGTCACTTTGCCATTTTTCGGAGAAATCGACATCAAGACCTGGTGTGAAGTCTGTCCAGGTTTGACCGGGTGGATCCTGCTGGATTTGGCCTTCATCACCCAGCAATACCGCAATTACGGCTACATCTCCGACAGCATTGTCTTCACGACGGCTGTCCAGGCCTACTATGTGCTCAGCAGCCAATACAATGAATCCAGCACCCTGACCATGATGGACATCACCACTGATGGCATGGGCTTTATGCTCTCCTTCGGCGATCTCGTCTGGGTTCCGTTCCTGTACTCCACCCAGTGCCGCTACCTCGCCGCCTACCCTGTGCATCTGGGCTGGACGCGGATCGCGGCCGTGAGTGCCATCTTTGTTCTCGGCATCTATATCTTCAAGGCCGCAAATAACCAGAAGCACACGTTCCGGACCCAGCCTAACCACCCCGCCGTGGCTAAACTCTCCTACGTGCAGACTAAACGGGGCACGCGGCTCCTCACGGCTGGATGGTGGGGGATAGCTAGACATATCAACTACTTTGGAGACTGGCTTCAGGCGCTCCCGTTCAGCCTGCCGACGGGACTCGCGGGGTACATGATTCTCCCGGCGGGGAGCGTCGTGGCGAGTGCCTCCCAGGCTGCCGTTCCGATGTTAGATGGCCGGGTGGCGGTGCAAGGGCCGGCTACTGGCTGGGGAATGATATTCACATACTTCTATGTGCTTTACTTTGGAATCTTGTTG